The region ACCGCATCGAAGTGCGCCGCAACGAGGACACCCTCGCCGACCGCCTCGCGGAGACGGACGACCGCCTCGGCGAACTCCGGGAGAAGAAGGAGGAGGCCGGCGAAGGGACCGGGTTCCTCGTCGGGAAGCAGTACGAACAGCGGTTGGAGGACCTCCTGCGCGAACACCGCGAGAACGAGGCCGAGGCCGTCGCGGAGGAACTGGCCCGGTACGCCGAACGGGTCCAACGGTTGGGCGAGAACCGAAGCGCGTCGCTCGTCGGCGCGCAACCGGACGACGACGACGCGACGAGTTCCGTCCGATTCGCCGTGTTGGCCCCCGTGGACAACGAGGACGACATCGGCGAGATACTGGACGACGTGGCCGCGGAGGACGGCGTCGAGGTGCGGTTCAGCGGTCCGTGGCCGCCGTACTCCTTCGCGCCGGAACTCGACGTGGGTGCGACCGAGGAGGGGTCGCCGTGAAACCGAGTAAGGGCGACCAACACGCGGTCGTCGATCTAGTCGATATGCTCCTCCACAAGGGGGCCGTCGTCGAGGCGGACGTGCTCATCACCGTCGCGGACATCCCCCTCGTGGGGTTGAAACTCCGCGCCGCCCTCGCGGGCATGGCGACGATGCGGGAGTACGGCATGTTCGAGGAGTGGGACGAGATACAGCGAGAACTGAGTCGGGAGGAGGTAGCCCGACACCCCATGCGGTCTCGACTCACCGCGCCGACCGACGGGAAGAAGAAATCGGATGCGGACGAATCGTAGCCGCCGTCAGGCAGTCCCTTCTTGACGCTGTTTGAGTTCGTTCACGAGGTCCTGCGCGAGTCCCTGTAGGTCGTCCTCCGACATCTCGACCAACCGGTCGCTCATCTCGTCTCGCGTCGCGTCGCCGTCCCCGTCGGAGTCGCCTTCTGTATTCGCGTCTCCGTCGGCATCGGAACCTCCGTCGGCGTCCGAGTCGTCCGTTTCGGACTCCTCGTCCGTACTCGACTCGTCCGCCTCCGCTCCGCCGTCCTCGCCGGCGTCCGTCGCTTCTTCGTCGGCGTCGGTGCCCTCCGCCTCCGAATCGTCGCCTTCGGACTCCTCTCTCGCTTCTTCGACTTCCTCGGCCGACGCTTCGATGCTGCCTTGGGCGTCCGCTTCTATCTCCTCTTCGACCGCGCCCGCGTCCGATTCTGCGCTCACCGCCTCGTCTACGGTTCCCTCGTCCGCGGCGACGCCCTCGCCGGTCTCCGTCTCGTCGCCCTCGGCGTCGTCGCCGCCGTCGCTCGCGTCCGTCTCCTGCGCCTGCGACTCGGACCCCTCGTCGGCCTCCGATCCGTCGGATTCGCTCCCCTCGGGCGACTGGTCGCTCTCTGTGCTCTGTGGTTCGGTCTCCTCGCCGCGGACGATGGCGGCGGCTTCCTCGGCGCTCACGTCGAACGACTCCTGGATGCGGTCGATGATGGCCTGTTGGTCGTCCGACGTTCCCTCCTCTTCGGACTCTTCGTCTCCGGACTCCTCGTCGGACTCCGCCGGCCCGCCGGACACGGGGATAGCGTCCTTTACCTCTTCGCCGGCGGGTAGCGCCCCCTCGCTCCCGTCGCCGACTCCGGGAAGTACGTCTCCCATCGTTTGGAGCCACTCTTTGAGCGCTCTCACCCACGACCGAAGCATCTCCGTTAGCGACCCGGCTTCGTCGCCGCCCGTCACCGCGTCGCGTATCCGTAGCGCCAACCACGCGCCGAGTTCGTTCCCGAGGCGCGCGCCGAGTTCGCGTCCCAACGCCTCGCCGATGGCGCGTCCGACCACGTCGGCCGAGAGGTCGCCCTCACCGATCTCGTCTATGTCCTGCAGTACCGCCTCGGACACGTCGGCGATGCCGGCGTCCTCCGGGGACGTGTCTTTCTCCGCGTAATCGAGTACTGTCTCTACCGCGTTCGTCTGGGGTTGGGTCTGGCTCATGGGTCTCTGTCTCCTCCGGTTTTCGTTCGCCCTCGCGGGGTGTCGGAGAGCGGCGATGTACGGCTCGGCTCTGTGGGAGATGTTCGGCGTAAGAACGGATAACTGGTGTGGCCGTTCGTTCCGGAAAACGTGGATTTAGACGCTCAGACTCCCGTTAACGCCGGATGAATTCTCCCCTACTCCGGTCGCAACCGGCGCAGAATCGGAATCTCCTCGATTCGCTCCTCGGACAG is a window of Halopelagius longus DNA encoding:
- the gvpM gene encoding gas vesicle protein GvpM — encoded protein: MKPSKGDQHAVVDLVDMLLHKGAVVEADVLITVADIPLVGLKLRAALAGMATMREYGMFEEWDEIQRELSREEVARHPMRSRLTAPTDGKKKSDADES
- the gvpL gene encoding gas vesicle protein GvpL encodes the protein MSDAADASSAEFDEGRYLYCVVRADDADAEFDVEGIEDEPVRVLTEGDVGAVVHRCESLYDSDDPTTLKRWLLAHQRVTDAAADAFGTPLPVRFDTVLTGDDDTVREWLRESADGLRDALDALAGRREYRIEVRRNEDTLADRLAETDDRLGELREKKEEAGEGTGFLVGKQYEQRLEDLLREHRENEAEAVAEELARYAERVQRLGENRSASLVGAQPDDDDATSSVRFAVLAPVDNEDDIGEILDDVAAEDGVEVRFSGPWPPYSFAPELDVGATEEGSP